CCAGACCCAGGCAGGTCAGCACCCCCAGCAAAAGGCAACCACCGACGCTGACCGCGGCGGCAGCTGCGAGAGCGGCGTAACGACCCACCGCGCCACCGCCGAGCAACTCGGACCGGCCGGCCTCCTCCTCACCTCGGGTGTGCCGGACGACCAGGAACGCCGCCAGCACACCAACCAGCGCGCCACCGGCGGCACCTGCCTTCGTCAAGGCGAGCGCGCCGAGCGAGGACGGATCGTAGACGGGGCCGTACAGTGCCACGAAATACGGAATGTCGTTGATCGCGGCGGCTGCCTGGACGCGCGACGCCACGGTCGGCAACAGCCCGACGGTGCCGGCCGCGGACAATGCCGCCATGCCTGCATAGAGCAGTATCCAGACCGGCAGCAGGACACGGTCGCGCCGCAAGGCGAGGCGTACCAGCTGTCCCGTGCCGGCGAACGACCCGGCGGTCATGACGGGCCGGCCTGGTAGTGCCGCAGGAACAGCTCTTCCAGGGTCGGTGGCTGGCTGGTCAGGTCACGAATGCCGGCCGCGGCAAGCCGGCCCAGCACCGCTGACAGCTCGGTGTGATCGACCTGGCAACGAATCCGGCTACCGTCGCGGCGTACGTTGTGGACGCCGGGCCACCTTGCCGGATCGGTGGTTGGATCCGCCAGGTCCACGGACACCGATGTCCGGGTCAGGTGCCGCAGCTCGGCCAACGTGCCGGTGTCGACGGTACGGCCGTTGCGGATGATGCTGACCCGGTCGCAGAGCGCCTCGACCTCGGCCAGGATATGGCTGGACAGCAGGACCGTACGCCCGCGGCGGCGCTCTTCGTCGATGCAGCCCCGGAACAGGTCTTCCATGAGTGGATCCAGGCCGGCCGTCGGCTCGTCGAGTAGCAGCAGCTCGGCGTCCGCGGCCAGTGCGGCGATCAGCGCGACCTTCTGCCGGTTTCCCTTGGAATAGGCGCGGCACTTCGTCCGCGGATCGAGCTCGAACCGGTCCAACAGGTCGGCCCGGCGGCGCCGGTCGAACCCGCCGCGCAGCCGGCCGAGCAGATCGATCGTCTCGCCGCCGGTCAGATTTGGCCACAACGCGACATCGCCGGGGACGTACCCGACCCGGCGGTGCAGCCGGACCGCGTCCCGCCAGGGATCCCCGTCCAACAGCCGGACCGTACCGCCGTCCGCGCGCAACAGTCCCAGCAGGATTCGCAATGTGGTGGTCTTGCCAGCACCGTTCGGGCCAAGGAATCCGTGCACCTCGCCGCGCCGGACACGCAGGTCGAGCCCGCCGAGCGCCTGGACCCGGCCGAATGTCTTGCGCAGCCCCTGTATTTCGATGACGTTGCCCTCGGTCGGCACGGCCCGTTCCGCGCTGGCCGGCCGCGTCGCCGTCACCGGTGCCTTCTCAGGTGGGTCGGGACGACGGCGGCCGAGCAGCTCGCTTCCCGCTTGCGGGTGTGGCTGACCGAGCCAGGGACGGGACCGGCCAGACCGCCGCGTCCACGGCTGCCAGACACCAGCAGTCGCGCGGTACGGGAAGCTTCGAGCAGCGCCGGAACGGCGAATTCCTCCACCAGCTGCTCGGTGACCTCGATGCCAGGGAACGAAACCCGCCACGGCTCGGGCCGGCCGGCGATGGTGTCCCGCTCAGCCTGCGTGGCCGCTCGCCAGTCACGGTAAGGAAAAGCCGCGGTGGTGGGAAGCAGGCGTGCGCTGTTCTCGCCAACGGCGGGTATGGCGCGTACGGCCACTCGGCAGGTGTTTTTCATGGCGTGGCCTCCGGTGGCGTGTCGGAATCGCCGGCGCATCGCCGCTCCGCGCGGCCGATCCGCGCGAGCAGGGTCGGCATCGACTGCTCGAGGAGCAGATCGGCGTGTTCGCTCCAGCCGAGCCGTCGAAGAGCGACCTCGACGTTGAAGGTCACCGCGCCGCGGGAAATCAGGCTGAGAGGCGGTTGCTCGTCCTGTTGCGAGCGTGGCCGCATCCGCTCGATGTCTCTCATGCTGTCGACGCTAGGAGCAGCGGATTCGGCTCCGCAGAGCCGAAAGTCCCGGCACGACCGGGACATTCGCAGCGTTGGCAGGCATGTTGGAGGCGTAGTTCTTCACGGTTTCTCCGCGATGACCATCGTCTCGGCGATCTGTCGGTTGGTCAGCCCGTCGGCGACGAAGGAGAGAATGCGCCAATGCAGAGCAGAGGCATGCCATTCCCTCGGTAACCACGTCACTACTGCGGACTCGAAGGCATCGATACGTGCACTCGCGGGTGCACGTATCGAATCGGGCTGTCAGCTCCGTGAGGACCCGGGCTTACGAGCCTTCCACGAAGAGCGCGGCGTTCTGGCGTTCGAGTGCCTTGGAAACTCCGTCGTACCAACCCTCGGCGACGGACGCCGCCAGCGGGTCGGGGAAGATGTCCTCCTCACCTTTCTCCACTCCGTCGAGAATGGCCCGCGCGACGGAATCGGGAGCCGCCTTGGATAGTTCGAGGCCTTTGGTCATGTCGGTGTCGACCGGTCCGCCAAGGACGGCGTGGACTCGTACGCCTCGGCCGGCCAACAGTGCGCGGGCTGACTGCGAGAGGGACAGCGCGGCCGCCTTCGAGATCGAGTACGTCGGCATGAGCGGCACCGACGCGACGGCCGCGAGCGAGAGGATGTTGACGATCGCTCCCCCGGAATTCATCAGCAACGGCAGGAAAGCCTGTGTCACGGCGTACGTGCCGAACAGGTTGACGGCGAGCTGACGTTCGAGCCCGGCGCGGTCGGTCAGGTCACCGTAGACCGCCAGGCCGGCGTTGTTGACCAGGATGTCCAGCGACGGGACGTGCCTGGCGGCAGCCTGGATCTGCTCCGTGCTGGTCACGTCCAAGCGCAGCGCCGTGACGCGCTCGCCGGGGTGGGTCAGCGACCGCCGCGTGCC
The nucleotide sequence above comes from Fodinicola acaciae. Encoded proteins:
- a CDS encoding ATP-binding cassette domain-containing protein translates to MTATRPASAERAVPTEGNVIEIQGLRKTFGRVQALGGLDLRVRRGEVHGFLGPNGAGKTTTLRILLGLLRADGGTVRLLDGDPWRDAVRLHRRVGYVPGDVALWPNLTGGETIDLLGRLRGGFDRRRRADLLDRFELDPRTKCRAYSKGNRQKVALIAALAADAELLLLDEPTAGLDPLMEDLFRGCIDEERRRGRTVLLSSHILAEVEALCDRVSIIRNGRTVDTGTLAELRHLTRTSVSVDLADPTTDPARWPGVHNVRRDGSRIRCQVDHTELSAVLGRLAAAGIRDLTSQPPTLEELFLRHYQAGPS
- a CDS encoding universal stress protein, coding for MKNTCRVAVRAIPAVGENSARLLPTTAAFPYRDWRAATQAERDTIAGRPEPWRVSFPGIEVTEQLVEEFAVPALLEASRTARLLVSGSRGRGGLAGPVPGSVSHTRKREASCSAAVVPTHLRRHR
- a CDS encoding SDR family NAD(P)-dependent oxidoreductase yields the protein MSIADKTVLVTGANRGIGRALVEEALARGAKQVYAGTRRSLTHPGERVTALRLDVTSTEQIQAAARHVPSLDILVNNAGLAVYGDLTDRAGLERQLAVNLFGTYAVTQAFLPLLMNSGGAIVNILSLAAVASVPLMPTYSISKAAALSLSQSARALLAGRGVRVHAVLGGPVDTDMTKGLELSKAAPDSVARAILDGVEKGEEDIFPDPLAASVAEGWYDGVSKALERQNAALFVEGS